One genomic segment of Alicycliphilus denitrificans K601 includes these proteins:
- a CDS encoding penicillin-binding protein 1A, producing MRWLLRGLAWLVGLGVAGALAGVLVVGVGLAMAYPNLPDVSDLADYRPKLPLRVYSSEGALLGEFGEERRNLTPIEDIPAVMTNAVLAIEDARFFQHGGVDYKGVLRAALANLGRVKSQGASTITMQVARNVYLSSEKTLTRKIYEILLTFKLEHLLSKNQILEIYMNQIYLGNRAYGFAAASEAYFGKPLKSISIAEAAMLAGLPKAPSAYNPISNPKRARIRQLYIIDRMLENGFITAEQAAAAKQEDLKLRSSTNSTRVHAEYVAEMARQLVFSQYGAEAYTRGLNVYTTLNAGEQEAAYAALRKGIMDYERRQHYRGPERFVNLPASPAEAEDAIDDVLASHPDNGDVLAAVVLEASSKKIVAARADGEQIEITGEGLKPAQSGLSDKAPPNIKLRRGAVIRVVQTPKKTWEITQLPEVEGAFVAMDPRTGAIHALVGGFDFDKNKFNHATQAWRQPGSAFKPFIYSAALEKGFTPATVVNDAPLFFSAGATGAQPWEPKNYDGKYDGPMTLRTGLARSKNVVSIRVLQAVGPKTAQDWVTRFGFDADKHPAYLTMALGAGSVTPMQMATAYSVFANGGYRVNPYLVTRVTDHKGRVLSNVQPPATTDNPRAIDARNAFVMDSLLQEVTRSGTAARAQATLKRPDLYGKTGTTNDAVDAWFAGFQPSLVAVTWVGYDTPRNLGSRETGGGLALPIWISFMDKALKGVPVAEPTVPPGVVNVSGEWFYEEYARNAGVASVGMDAPAPAAPAVAPAPEERSRILDLFRN from the coding sequence ATGCGCTGGCTTCTGCGCGGGCTTGCCTGGCTCGTCGGCCTTGGCGTGGCGGGCGCGCTGGCGGGCGTTCTCGTCGTGGGCGTGGGCCTGGCCATGGCCTACCCCAACCTGCCGGACGTCTCCGACCTCGCGGACTACCGCCCCAAGCTACCGCTGCGCGTGTATTCCTCCGAAGGCGCGCTGCTGGGCGAATTCGGCGAGGAGCGCCGCAACCTCACGCCCATAGAGGACATTCCGGCGGTGATGACCAACGCGGTTCTGGCCATCGAGGATGCCCGTTTCTTCCAGCATGGGGGCGTGGACTACAAGGGCGTGCTGCGTGCGGCGCTGGCTAACCTGGGGCGCGTGAAGAGCCAGGGCGCCTCCACCATCACCATGCAGGTGGCGCGCAACGTATATCTCTCGTCGGAAAAAACGCTGACGAGAAAGATATATGAAATATTGTTAACTTTTAAGCTCGAGCATTTGCTATCCAAGAACCAGATACTCGAGATTTACATGAACCAGATTTATCTGGGAAACCGCGCCTACGGGTTTGCCGCCGCGTCCGAGGCCTATTTTGGCAAGCCGCTGAAGTCCATTTCCATCGCCGAGGCCGCGATGCTGGCCGGCCTGCCCAAGGCGCCCTCGGCCTACAACCCCATCAGCAACCCCAAGCGCGCCCGCATACGCCAGCTCTACATCATCGACAGGATGCTGGAAAACGGCTTCATCACCGCCGAGCAAGCCGCCGCCGCCAAGCAGGAAGACCTCAAGCTGCGCTCATCCACCAACAGCACCCGCGTGCACGCCGAATATGTGGCCGAGATGGCGCGCCAGCTCGTGTTCTCGCAATATGGGGCCGAGGCCTATACGCGCGGCCTGAACGTCTACACCACCCTGAACGCAGGCGAGCAGGAAGCGGCCTACGCCGCCTTGCGCAAGGGCATCATGGATTACGAGCGGCGCCAGCACTACCGTGGCCCCGAACGTTTCGTGAACCTGCCCGCGTCCCCGGCCGAGGCCGAGGATGCGATCGACGACGTGCTCGCCAGCCACCCCGACAACGGCGACGTGCTGGCCGCCGTGGTGCTGGAGGCCAGCAGCAAGAAGATCGTGGCCGCACGCGCCGACGGCGAGCAGATCGAAATCACCGGCGAAGGCCTCAAGCCCGCGCAGTCGGGCCTGAGCGACAAGGCCCCGCCCAACATCAAGCTGCGCCGTGGCGCCGTCATCCGCGTGGTGCAGACCCCGAAGAAGACCTGGGAGATCACCCAGTTGCCCGAGGTCGAGGGCGCCTTCGTGGCCATGGACCCCCGCACGGGCGCCATCCACGCCCTGGTCGGCGGCTTCGACTTCGACAAGAACAAGTTCAACCACGCCACCCAAGCGTGGCGGCAGCCGGGGTCGGCCTTCAAGCCCTTCATCTATTCCGCCGCCCTCGAAAAGGGCTTCACGCCGGCCACGGTCGTCAACGACGCCCCGCTGTTCTTCAGCGCCGGCGCGACGGGCGCCCAGCCCTGGGAGCCCAAGAACTACGACGGCAAGTACGACGGCCCCATGACGCTGCGCACCGGGCTGGCGCGCTCCAAGAACGTGGTCTCCATCCGCGTGCTGCAGGCCGTGGGCCCCAAAACGGCGCAGGACTGGGTGACGCGCTTCGGCTTCGACGCGGACAAGCACCCTGCCTACCTGACCATGGCGCTCGGTGCGGGCTCGGTCACGCCCATGCAGATGGCGACGGCCTATTCGGTGTTCGCCAACGGCGGCTACCGCGTCAACCCCTACCTGGTCACGCGCGTAACCGACCACAAGGGCCGCGTCCTGTCGAACGTGCAGCCGCCGGCCACCACGGACAACCCGCGCGCCATCGATGCGCGCAACGCCTTCGTGATGGACAGCCTGCTGCAGGAGGTCACGCGCAGCGGCACGGCGGCGCGCGCGCAGGCCACGCTCAAGCGCCCCGATCTGTACGGCAAGACCGGCACCACCAACGATGCGGTGGACGCCTGGTTCGCGGGCTTCCAGCCCAGCCTGGTGGCCGTGACCTGGGTGGGCTACGACACGCCGCGCAACCTGGGCAGCCGCGAGACCGGCGGCGGCCTGGCATTGCCGATCTGGATCAGCTTCATGGACAAGGCGCTCAAAGGCGTGCCCGTGGCCGAACCCACCGTGCCCCCCGGCGTGGTGAACGTGAGCGGCGAGTGGTTCTACGAGGAATACGCGCGCAACGCGGGCGTGGCGAGCGTAGGCATGGATGCGCCCGCTCCCGCGGCGCCCGCCGTGGCACCGGCGCCTGAGGAGCGCAGCCGCATCCTGGACCTGTTCCGCAACTGA
- a CDS encoding Ig domain-containing protein yields the protein MRISKTIITSAVFAAVLSACGGGGGSGGESHSTYSITLRADKTQLPLNVSSYPVGQGVYAPFSSTLYVEAQEGGRPIPGGEKIFGCNMAGGLDSGSLYYLDGDPEHEEEVDDGNGGKIKVPKAYRSITLSSNSGGNSFHFHAKNQAGTARIVCTVTDPRDKKEHSASVDITVGGTTGKPASVKMLVPSQQSYMGTQGNATRIPSTVVMQAFVQDDAIQPVSSSSGANVQVRILPGTDAAVGARLVAGVLSGGVLQLPSIGGVAQFSLVSGAETGPIFLEFTADRYDNNVGNGIQDPITIIDQISVIEAQTDALAVSDEDLGQVTNTISYTHLLTAQGGLPPYTWSATGLPKGLSVDSGTGVLSGTPDDVERVYQATVTVRDKNKLADSGAIKLTLIGAVTPEDFAIGNCNLNQVCPLGNVPGGQNFAYAFTASVPGVTWSFAGLPSWLTSGTTGVTGFISGTPKACTNSVPAVPPAPATPADPGDTGTYTFFVTATKGVTNVTRQVSLTVTGSCS from the coding sequence ATGAGAATTTCCAAGACGATCATCACTTCCGCGGTGTTTGCCGCAGTGCTTTCCGCTTGCGGCGGCGGCGGCGGCAGCGGCGGGGAATCCCATTCCACGTACAGCATCACGCTGCGTGCCGATAAGACGCAGTTGCCCCTCAACGTCAGCAGCTACCCCGTGGGCCAAGGCGTGTATGCGCCTTTCTCCTCCACGCTGTATGTCGAGGCGCAGGAGGGTGGGCGCCCCATCCCGGGTGGCGAAAAAATCTTCGGTTGCAACATGGCTGGAGGGCTCGACTCCGGCTCTTTGTATTACCTCGATGGCGACCCGGAGCACGAGGAAGAAGTCGATGATGGCAACGGCGGAAAGATCAAGGTGCCCAAGGCCTACCGCAGCATCACGCTGAGCTCCAACTCGGGCGGCAATTCTTTCCACTTCCACGCCAAGAACCAGGCAGGTACTGCGCGTATCGTCTGCACGGTGACGGATCCGCGGGACAAGAAGGAGCACTCTGCCAGCGTGGACATCACCGTCGGGGGCACCACCGGCAAGCCCGCAAGCGTGAAGATGCTCGTACCGTCGCAGCAGAGCTATATGGGAACGCAGGGGAATGCGACCCGCATTCCCAGCACTGTTGTCATGCAGGCATTCGTCCAGGACGACGCCATTCAGCCGGTGTCCAGCAGTTCCGGTGCGAATGTGCAGGTGCGCATCCTTCCCGGAACCGATGCGGCCGTCGGCGCACGGCTGGTCGCGGGCGTCCTGAGCGGCGGTGTGCTGCAATTACCATCGATTGGCGGTGTGGCGCAGTTCTCGCTGGTCAGCGGCGCAGAAACGGGCCCCATATTCCTCGAATTCACGGCTGATCGTTACGACAACAACGTTGGCAATGGCATCCAGGATCCGATCACCATCATTGACCAGATCTCGGTGATCGAAGCGCAGACCGACGCGCTGGCCGTGAGCGATGAAGACCTGGGCCAGGTGACCAACACCATCTCCTACACCCACCTGTTGACGGCCCAGGGCGGCCTGCCGCCCTACACCTGGTCGGCCACGGGCCTGCCGAAGGGACTGTCCGTCGATTCGGGCACCGGTGTGCTCAGTGGCACGCCGGATGACGTTGAGCGCGTATACCAGGCGACGGTGACGGTGAGGGACAAGAACAAACTTGCAGACTCGGGTGCCATCAAGTTGACGCTGATCGGCGCCGTGACGCCGGAGGACTTCGCGATCGGCAATTGCAATCTGAATCAGGTCTGTCCGCTGGGTAACGTGCCGGGGGGGCAGAACTTTGCCTATGCCTTCACGGCCTCTGTTCCTGGCGTGACATGGTCGTTCGCCGGTCTGCCAAGCTGGCTCACGAGCGGAACCACGGGCGTCACCGGCTTTATCTCCGGGACTCCCAAGGCATGCACGAATTCCGTACCCGCCGTTCCCCCCGCCCCTGCCACTCCCGCTGATCCGGGCGACACCGGGACATATACCTTCTTCGTTACGGCGACGAAGGGGGTTACGAACGTGACGCGTCAAGTGTCGTTGACGGTGACGGGGTCGTGCTCATAA
- the pilQ gene encoding type IV pilus secretin PilQ, which yields MMRQKTRLRRHLWAVGVAILTALGGTAAHAGGTIESVTGFLQGGAEVLRIEFSEPQTDLPTGFSIQSPARIALDFPGVGNTSGRSLVEINQGNVRSANIVQAGERSRVVLNLKQPTSYRAELHGKTVMVLLDPVTGGARVPSASPTAFAESQNTDVLALKDLDFRRGTDGAGRIVVGLPSSQVGVDLQLQGKGLVVDFLRSSLPEGLRRRLDVSDFGTPVQTITATQQGERVRLAIESVGEWEHSAYQSDNQFVVEIRPKKVDLSKLTQGPNYTGEKLSLNFQNIEVRSLLQVIADFTNFNIVTSDTVTGALTLRLKDVPWDQALQIIMDAKGLGMRKSGTVLWIAPKDEIDERTKKDYEAALAIQKLEPLRTQAYQLNYAKAADMVIQLTTSASSGGGSGSATRFLSERGSAIAEPRTNQLFVTDTPAKLEEVRKLLLTLDVPVRQVMIEARIVEARDTFGRSLGVRLGGGDLRANRGGDGGYSIGGGNRAAWGTNYSNATNSAGFGDAVNVGGNFVNLPASLSNVTGVGSFALSIFNSAANRFLTLELSAMEADGQGKVVSSPRLITADQTKALIEQGTEYPYSVTAPNGATTIAFKKAVLKLEVVPQITPEGNIILDLDVNKDSRGESTTQGVAIDTKHIKTQVLVENGGTVVIGGIFELEETNQENKIPLLGDVPVMGNLFKSRTKESSKREMLVFITPKVITDRGPVR from the coding sequence ATGATGCGACAGAAAACGCGTTTGCGACGGCATCTCTGGGCGGTGGGCGTTGCAATCCTGACCGCGCTGGGGGGCACCGCGGCGCATGCGGGAGGAACGATCGAATCCGTTACGGGTTTTCTGCAAGGCGGGGCCGAGGTCCTGCGCATTGAGTTTTCCGAACCCCAGACCGATTTGCCGACGGGTTTCTCGATCCAGAGCCCGGCACGCATTGCGCTGGATTTTCCGGGGGTCGGCAATACCTCCGGCCGTTCGCTAGTCGAAATCAATCAAGGCAATGTGAGGTCGGCAAACATCGTGCAGGCGGGGGAAAGGTCGCGCGTCGTCCTGAACCTCAAGCAGCCCACCTCCTACCGCGCCGAACTGCACGGCAAGACGGTCATGGTGCTGCTGGACCCGGTCACCGGCGGTGCCAGGGTTCCCAGCGCATCGCCGACGGCATTTGCCGAAAGCCAGAACACGGATGTGCTGGCACTGAAGGATCTGGATTTCCGCCGCGGCACCGATGGGGCGGGCCGCATCGTCGTCGGGCTGCCCAGCAGCCAGGTGGGCGTGGACCTGCAGCTGCAGGGCAAGGGGCTGGTCGTGGACTTCCTGCGCTCCTCCCTGCCCGAGGGCCTGCGCAGGCGGCTGGACGTGTCCGATTTCGGCACGCCGGTGCAAACCATTACCGCAACCCAGCAGGGTGAGCGCGTTCGCCTGGCCATCGAGTCCGTCGGCGAGTGGGAGCACAGCGCTTACCAGAGCGACAACCAGTTCGTCGTGGAAATACGTCCCAAGAAGGTGGATCTGAGCAAGCTGACGCAAGGCCCGAACTACACCGGCGAGAAGCTATCGTTGAACTTCCAGAATATCGAGGTCCGGTCGCTGCTGCAGGTGATCGCGGACTTCACCAACTTCAACATCGTCACCTCCGACACGGTGACGGGTGCGCTGACCTTGCGCCTGAAGGACGTACCCTGGGACCAAGCGCTGCAGATCATCATGGACGCCAAGGGCCTCGGCATGCGCAAGTCCGGCACGGTGCTGTGGATCGCGCCCAAGGATGAGATCGACGAGCGCACGAAGAAGGACTACGAGGCGGCGCTGGCCATCCAGAAGCTCGAGCCGCTGCGCACGCAGGCCTACCAGCTGAACTACGCCAAGGCCGCGGATATGGTGATACAGCTAACCACCAGTGCCTCGTCCGGCGGCGGCTCCGGCTCTGCCACGCGCTTCCTGTCCGAGCGTGGCAGCGCAATCGCCGAGCCGCGCACCAACCAGCTGTTCGTCACGGACACACCCGCCAAGCTGGAGGAGGTGCGCAAGCTGCTGCTGACGCTGGACGTGCCCGTGCGCCAGGTCATGATCGAGGCGCGCATCGTCGAGGCGCGCGACACCTTCGGCCGCTCGCTGGGCGTGCGCCTGGGCGGCGGGGATTTGCGAGCCAACCGCGGGGGCGATGGCGGCTACAGCATAGGCGGGGGCAACCGTGCCGCCTGGGGCACCAACTACAGCAACGCGACCAACTCCGCAGGCTTTGGCGATGCGGTGAACGTGGGGGGGAATTTTGTCAACCTGCCCGCATCGCTGTCCAACGTCACGGGCGTGGGCTCGTTCGCCCTGTCCATCTTCAACTCCGCCGCCAACCGCTTCCTGACCCTGGAACTGTCCGCCATGGAGGCCGACGGTCAGGGCAAGGTGGTGTCCAGCCCCCGCCTGATCACGGCCGACCAGACCAAGGCCCTGATCGAACAGGGTACCGAGTACCCCTATTCCGTCACGGCCCCCAATGGCGCCACGACCATCGCGTTCAAGAAGGCCGTGCTCAAGCTGGAGGTGGTTCCGCAGATCACGCCCGAGGGCAACATCATCCTGGACCTGGACGTCAACAAGGACAGCCGCGGCGAGAGCACGACCCAGGGTGTGGCCATCGACACCAAGCACATCAAGACCCAGGTGCTGGTGGAGAACGGCGGCACCGTCGTGATCGGCGGCATTTTCGAACTGGAAGAAACCAATCAGGAAAACAAGATTCCCCTGCTGGGCGATGTGCCGGTCATGGGAAATCTGTTCAAGAGCCGGACCAAGGAATCTAGCAAGCGTGAAATGCTTGTCTTCATTACGCCTAAGGTGATTACCGACCGTGGGCCCGTACGTTGA
- a CDS encoding pilus assembly protein PilP — protein MMRFRCRQLIVLAGVLILSGCGGSDEDELRQWMAELRATTKPRVTPLKEPKQFLPQDYFGDKGMDPFSPMKLTQALRRESSETVANASLIAPEMARRKEPLEAYPLDTVKMVGSLNKTGVPTALVSVDKLLYQVRTGNYLGQNYGKIVSISETNMRLREIVQDSTGDWVERMTTLDLQEGNEVRK, from the coding sequence ATGATGCGCTTTCGCTGTAGGCAGCTCATCGTGTTGGCGGGGGTGTTGATTCTTTCGGGCTGCGGCGGCAGTGACGAGGACGAACTGCGCCAGTGGATGGCCGAGTTGCGCGCCACTACCAAGCCGCGGGTGACGCCGCTGAAGGAGCCCAAGCAATTCCTGCCCCAGGACTACTTCGGGGACAAGGGCATGGACCCGTTCAGCCCGATGAAGCTGACCCAGGCATTGCGCCGCGAATCGTCGGAAACGGTGGCCAACGCATCGTTGATCGCGCCGGAGATGGCCAGGCGCAAGGAGCCGCTGGAGGCCTACCCGCTCGATACCGTGAAGATGGTGGGCAGCCTGAACAAGACCGGGGTGCCCACGGCGCTGGTCAGCGTCGACAAGCTGCTGTATCAGGTGCGCACGGGGAATTATCTGGGGCAGAACTACGGAAAGATCGTCAGTATTTCCGAGACGAATATGCGTTTACGGGAGATCGTCCAGGACTCCACGGGAGATTGGGTGGAGCGCATGACAACACTGGACCTGCAAGAGGGAAACGAGGTGAGGAAATGA
- the aroB gene encoding 3-dehydroquinate synthase: MKQSTPPIEGVRIVLGDRSYDIDIGSALLAGLAAHKALPSGTAALIVTNDTVQPLYEKALVEALAGRYPVVHTVALPDGEEHKNWQTLNLIFDALLTHGCDRKVVLYALGGGVIGDMTGFAAACYMRGVPFVQVPTTLLAQVDSSVGGKTAINHPLGKNMIGAFYQPRLVVCDLATLDTLPARELAAGLAEVIKYGPIADMELFGWLEEHMDALLARERQALAHAVRRSCEIKAAVVGADEREAGLRAILNFGHTFGHAIEAGMGYGVWLHGEGVAAGMVMAAELSRRLGLVDEAFTQRLTRLIARAGLPTRGPVLDAQDNAGRYLELMRVDKKAEGGEIRFVLIDGPGKAIMRTAPDALVREVIAQCCAAA; this comes from the coding sequence ATGAAGCAGTCCACTCCTCCAATAGAAGGCGTTCGCATCGTCCTGGGCGACCGCAGTTACGACATCGACATCGGCTCCGCCCTGCTCGCCGGACTGGCTGCTCACAAGGCGCTGCCCTCGGGGACCGCCGCGCTGATCGTGACCAATGACACGGTGCAACCGCTTTACGAGAAAGCCTTGGTCGAGGCGCTGGCAGGGCGCTACCCGGTGGTGCACACGGTGGCGCTGCCCGACGGCGAGGAGCACAAGAACTGGCAGACCCTCAACCTGATCTTCGACGCGCTGCTCACCCACGGCTGCGACCGCAAGGTGGTGCTCTATGCCCTGGGCGGCGGCGTGATCGGCGACATGACGGGCTTTGCCGCCGCCTGCTACATGCGTGGCGTGCCCTTCGTACAGGTGCCTACCACGCTGCTGGCGCAGGTGGATTCTTCCGTGGGGGGCAAGACCGCCATCAACCACCCGCTGGGCAAGAACATGATCGGCGCGTTCTACCAGCCGCGGCTGGTGGTATGCGACCTTGCGACGCTCGACACGCTGCCCGCGCGCGAGCTGGCGGCGGGGCTGGCGGAGGTGATCAAGTACGGGCCGATCGCCGATATGGAGCTGTTCGGCTGGCTGGAGGAGCACATGGACGCGCTGCTCGCGCGCGAGCGCCAGGCGCTGGCGCATGCGGTGCGGCGCAGCTGCGAGATCAAGGCTGCGGTGGTGGGCGCGGACGAGCGCGAGGCGGGCCTGCGCGCCATCCTGAACTTCGGCCACACCTTTGGCCATGCGATCGAGGCGGGCATGGGCTACGGAGTGTGGCTGCATGGCGAGGGTGTGGCGGCGGGCATGGTGATGGCGGCGGAGCTGTCGCGGCGCCTGGGGCTGGTCGATGAGGCATTCACCCAGCGCCTCACGCGCCTGATCGCGCGTGCGGGCCTGCCCACGCGCGGGCCGGTGCTGGACGCGCAGGACAACGCGGGCCGCTACCTGGAGCTGATGCGTGTGGACAAGAAAGCGGAAGGCGGCGAGATCCGCTTCGTGCTGATCGACGGGCCGGGCAAGGCCATCATGCGGACAGCGCCCGATGCGCTGGTGCGCGAGGTGATCGCCCAATGCTGCGCGGCGGCATGA
- a CDS encoding type 4a pilus biogenesis protein PilO — MAKKKAPKFDFAKLQGDLQRQFQNLDPKDPSLWPVLPRTLLCLLIAAGMATFLWFFKLSEFQDELTAERSTEQTLRDDYQKKLVKAVSLDALKKQREQIQQYVIQLEKQLPSKAEMSALLSDINQAGLGRSLQFELFRPGQVVVRDYYAELPISIRVVGKYHDVGAFASDVANLSRIVTLNNLSIAPATKDAGSNLTMEATARTFRYLDAEEIQAQKAAAKGAKK; from the coding sequence ATGGCAAAGAAGAAAGCGCCGAAGTTCGACTTCGCCAAGCTGCAGGGCGATTTGCAGCGCCAGTTCCAGAACCTGGACCCCAAGGATCCGTCGCTGTGGCCGGTGCTGCCGCGTACGCTGCTGTGCCTGTTGATCGCCGCGGGCATGGCGACCTTCCTGTGGTTCTTCAAGCTCAGCGAATTCCAGGACGAGCTGACCGCCGAGCGCAGCACCGAGCAGACATTGCGCGACGATTACCAGAAGAAGCTGGTCAAGGCCGTCAGCCTGGACGCTCTCAAAAAGCAGCGCGAGCAAATCCAGCAATATGTGATCCAGCTGGAAAAGCAGTTGCCCAGCAAGGCGGAAATGTCGGCCCTGCTGTCCGACATCAACCAGGCAGGCCTGGGGCGCAGCCTGCAATTCGAACTGTTCCGGCCTGGCCAGGTGGTGGTCAGGGACTACTACGCCGAGCTGCCCATCTCCATTCGCGTGGTGGGCAAATACCATGACGTAGGCGCCTTCGCCTCCGATGTGGCCAATTTGTCGCGCATCGTGACCTTGAATAATCTGTCGATTGCTCCGGCCACGAAAGATGCCGGTAGCAATCTGACCATGGAGGCGACGGCCAGAACCTTCCGCTATCTCGACGCCGAGGAGATACAGGCGCAAAAGGCGGCGGCGAAAGGAGCCAAGAAATGA
- a CDS encoding pilus assembly protein PilM: MISMGSLFSRQSAPLLGVDISSSSVKLVELGRDKGGTLVLECCAIEPLERGWITDGNIEKFDEVAEALRRLVRKSGTRTKNVALALPPSAVITKRISLPGGMTEQELEVQVESEANQYIPFSLDEVSLDFCVVGPSKNAPGDVDVLIAASRKEKVQDRQGLAEAAGLKPVIVDIESHAARLAAGRLIEALPNRGVDSVVALFEVGALTTSMQVIRNDDVLYERDQAFGGAQLTQLIVRQYGFSQEEAEGKKRNGDLPEDYQSAVLQPFVDSLAQEIGRALQFFFTSTPYNRVDHIMLAGGSAPLFGLTQTVTQNTGFACSVINPFEGMEVGSAVRLKRMAREAPSYLTSCGLAMRRFLQ; the protein is encoded by the coding sequence TTGATCTCAATGGGGTCGTTGTTCAGTCGTCAGTCAGCCCCATTGCTAGGGGTCGACATCAGCTCTTCCAGCGTCAAGCTGGTCGAACTGGGGCGCGATAAGGGAGGGACGCTGGTGCTCGAATGCTGCGCGATCGAGCCGCTTGAGCGTGGCTGGATCACTGATGGCAACATCGAAAAGTTCGACGAAGTGGCCGAGGCGCTGCGCCGCCTGGTCAGGAAGAGCGGCACCAGGACGAAGAACGTGGCCCTGGCCCTGCCGCCGTCGGCAGTCATCACCAAGCGAATCTCCCTGCCCGGCGGCATGACCGAGCAGGAGCTCGAGGTGCAGGTGGAGTCCGAGGCCAACCAGTACATCCCGTTCTCGCTCGACGAGGTGAGCCTGGACTTCTGCGTTGTGGGCCCCAGCAAGAACGCCCCCGGCGACGTGGACGTGCTGATCGCGGCCTCGCGCAAGGAAAAGGTGCAGGATCGCCAGGGCCTGGCCGAGGCGGCAGGCCTCAAGCCCGTCATCGTCGACATCGAGTCCCATGCCGCGCGCCTGGCAGCTGGGCGCCTCATCGAGGCACTGCCCAATCGCGGCGTGGACAGCGTGGTCGCCCTGTTCGAGGTGGGGGCGCTCACCACCAGCATGCAAGTCATCCGCAACGATGACGTGCTCTATGAGCGCGACCAGGCCTTCGGCGGCGCACAGCTGACGCAGCTCATCGTGCGCCAATACGGCTTTTCGCAGGAAGAGGCGGAGGGTAAGAAGCGCAACGGCGACCTGCCCGAAGACTATCAGTCGGCGGTGCTGCAGCCCTTCGTGGACAGCCTTGCGCAGGAGATCGGGCGCGCGCTCCAGTTCTTTTTCACGAGCACGCCCTACAACCGGGTGGACCACATCATGCTGGCGGGCGGCTCCGCCCCGCTGTTCGGCTTGACCCAGACCGTTACCCAGAACACCGGCTTTGCCTGCAGCGTCATCAATCCCTTCGAAGGGATGGAGGTGGGCAGCGCGGTCCGCCTCAAAAGGATGGCGCGCGAGGCGCCGTCGTATCTGACGTCCTGCGGGCTGGCGATGCGGAGGTTCCTGCAGTGA
- the cyaY gene encoding iron donor protein CyaY, with translation MTDIEFMDRAEQLLLAVEQGCDRINEETDADLDSQRTGGMVTISFRNRSQIVINLQKPLHEVWMAAQSGGYHYRFDGARWMDTKGDGEFFAALSRDASRQAGQELRFTA, from the coding sequence ATGACCGACATTGAATTCATGGACCGCGCCGAGCAACTGCTGCTGGCGGTGGAGCAGGGCTGCGACCGCATCAACGAGGAGACCGACGCGGACCTCGACAGCCAGCGCACGGGCGGCATGGTCACCATCAGCTTTCGCAACCGCAGCCAGATCGTCATCAACCTGCAAAAGCCCCTGCACGAAGTCTGGATGGCCGCGCAGTCCGGCGGCTACCACTACCGCTTCGACGGTGCGCGCTGGATGGACACCAAGGGCGACGGTGAATTCTTCGCGGCGCTGAGCCGCGATGCCAGCCGGCAGGCTGGCCAGGAGCTGCGTTTCACGGCCTGA
- a CDS encoding PilN domain-containing protein, giving the protein MILINLLPHREAARKRRRETFQAIMLASALAGLAIAAAIYWWFQVMITDQQDKNNFLRGEIQVLEQQIKEIATIEEEITALQARQKAVEDLQSDRNLPVHLLSELVQQLPDGVYVTSLKQVDQVVTMQGMAQSNERVSEMLRNLTNNTPWFSKPELVEIVAANVALTPKDQRRIASFNLRFRLMRSSEAQKAMDAASDAAAGK; this is encoded by the coding sequence GTGATTCTCATCAACCTGCTGCCGCACCGGGAGGCCGCCCGCAAGCGCCGGCGCGAGACGTTCCAGGCCATCATGCTGGCCTCGGCCCTGGCGGGCTTGGCCATCGCGGCGGCCATCTACTGGTGGTTCCAGGTGATGATCACCGATCAGCAGGACAAGAACAACTTCCTGCGCGGCGAGATCCAGGTCCTGGAACAGCAGATCAAGGAAATCGCCACGATCGAAGAGGAGATCACCGCACTGCAGGCACGCCAGAAGGCGGTGGAGGATCTGCAGTCCGACCGCAATCTTCCGGTCCATCTGCTCAGTGAACTGGTCCAGCAATTGCCCGATGGCGTGTACGTGACGAGCCTCAAACAGGTCGACCAGGTCGTCACCATGCAGGGCATGGCGCAGTCCAATGAGCGGGTTTCCGAGATGCTGCGCAACCTCACCAACAACACGCCCTGGTTTTCCAAGCCCGAATTGGTGGAAATCGTCGCCGCCAATGTGGCTTTGACGCCCAAGGACCAGCGCCGCATCGCGTCCTTCAACCTGCGCTTCCGCCTGATGCGCAGCTCGGAGGCGCAAAAGGCCATGGACGCTGCGAGCGACGCGGCAGCGGGGAAATGA